The genomic window CCAATTTACTAACTAATTGCAGCGCTTCTATGGCTTCAGTGTCAGTAACAGCAGCATATTCAGCACGTCCAATTTCTTTGAAGTAACTATGCTCCGGCCCAACCCCTGGATAATCAAGACCTGCGCTAATGGAATGAGCCTCCTCAACTTGCCCATCTTTGTCTTGTAGTAAGAGACTCATCGCGCCGTGGAGAACTCCTATTCTTCCTTCAGTAATTGTCGCTGCATGGCGACCTGTTTCGACTCCATCTCCCGCAGCTTCAACTCCAATCATTCTCACACTTTTGTCTTCAACAAAAGAATGGAAAAGACCCATCGCATTCGATCCCCCACCAACACAAGCAAGAAGAACATCGGGAGACCGCCCAAAAGCTTGTTTACATTGTTGCTTTGTTTCTTCTCCAATAACTGCGTGAAAATCTCTGACCAACATTGGATATGGATGTGGGCCTGCAACTGAACCGAGAATATAATGAGTCGTTTCAACATTAGTAACCCAATCCCGAATAGCTTCGCTGGTTGCATCTTTGAGTGTTGCTGTTCCACTTGTTACTGGCCTCACTGAGGCTCCAAGCAATTGCATTCGGAATACGTTTAAGGCTTGTCTTCTCATATCTTCTTTGCCCATATAGATAATGCACTCCAATCCAAAACGAGCGCAGACTGTCGCAGTTGCAACTCCATGCTGACCAGCTCCAGTTTCAGCAATAATTCTTTTTTTTCCCATCCGAATCGCAAGGAGAGCTTGCCCAAGTGCATTATTTATTTTGTGTGCACCTGTGTGATTTAAATCTTCTCTTTTAAGCCAAATCCTTGGACCTTTTAATGTATTTTTTCTGTAATGTTCAGTTAGTCTTGTGGCTTCATAAAGAGGAGTTGATCTTCCTACGTATGTTTTTAGTAAATGATTTAGTTCTGAATTGAATGAAGAATCTTTCCATGCTTCTTTAGCAGCTTGCTCTAATTCAATAAGAGCAGGTATTAAAGTTTCAGGAACATATTGCCCTCCATACTTACCAAATCGACCAAGAGCATTTGGCCTTGTTAAAGGAGATAAATCCGAATCTTTAAATTGTGTTGGGAGTGTACCTGTCACCTTAGATTAAGAAAATAATTACCAGCCAAAAAGCAAAAAATGTCCAAAGGTGGCTGGAGTGAGTTTAATGATCCTCTTAAGACAATAGGGAGTAACACTCAAAATAGTGTTACTCCTAAAGGAAAGCGACAAGTTCGTTTAGAAAGAACTCGATCTGGAAAAAAAGGAAAACTTGTTACTGTCATCAAAGGACTTGAATTAGAGCAAGTAGAGGCAAAAAAAATTCTTAAGAATTTAAAAATAGCTTGCGGAACAGGTGGGGCTGTTAAAGGTGATTTTTTAGAGTTACAAGGAGATCAAATATCAAAAGCTCAGAATTTTCTTTTAAAGGAGGGTTTTAGGCCAAAACAAAGTGGAGGTTAACAATAAACTGTGTCGATCAACATGGAGAATAGTAAACAATTAGTCTGCATTCATGGAACAAAACTCTAAAAGTCCTCTATCAAAAGCCACCAATATAGTTTGGCACCAATCTTCAGTTGATAGAGAAGCTAGATCTCAGCAAAGAGGACATCGCAGCGCAATACTTTGGTTTACAGGTCTATCTGGTTCTGGAAAAAGCACACTAGCCAATGCAGTAAATGTAGCTCTACACAAAGATGGTTATTCAACTTATGTTTTAGATGGTGACAACATCAGACATGGTTTATGCAAAGACTTGGGATTTTCTGATCTTGATAGGGAAGAAAATATCAGAAGAATTGGCGAAGTCTCTAAACTATTTCTTGACGCTGGAATCATTGTTTTAACTGCATTCGTATCTCCATTTAGAGTCGATCGCGATAATGCAAGATCTTTAGTTGGAGAGAATGATTTTATAGAAATATATTGTTCAGCTGATCTAGGGGTTTGTGAAACAAGAGATACAAAAGGGCTTTACGCCAAGGCAAGAAACGGAGACATCAAAGATTTTACTGGAATCTCAAGTCCTTATGAAGAACCTCAGTCTCCAGAATTGAAAATTGATACTGGAAATCTAGAGATTGATCAATGTGTAGATATAGTTACTAATTTGCTTGTTGAAAGAAAGATTATTTCAAAAATTGCTAAGTAAATTAGTAAGTTAATGGAAAATTAATTACATTTTTTCTAGATAAGTTATAGCTCCAATCTCTTTAAGTGTGTGATCTTTTTTAACGACAAGGTCGTGCAGCTCACATCTGTAGGCGTTTAATTTATTTTTTAATTCAGTATTGTTGATGGCTAAAATTTGAGTAGCCAAAAGGCCAGCATTTAGGCCCCCTTCTATGGCAACTGTTGCTACGGGGATGCCTGAGGGCATTTGCAAGATTGAATACATAGAATCTATCCCTGAAAGTGCCTTGCTCTTGACGGGAACGCCTATGACAGGAAGGGTTGTAAGAGATGCTATCATTCCTGGTAGATGAGCAGCCCCGCCAGCCCCAGCAATTATCACTCCAAAACCATTTGATTCTGCCATTTGAGCAAAATCCATCATTTCTTTTGGAGTCCTATGAGCAGACAGAATCCTTACTTCATTAGATATGCCAAATTGATCTAGAATTGCCACCGCAGGCTTAAGAGTTTTAAGATCTGAATCACTACCCATTACTACAGCTACTTGCTTAAATGTATTAGCTTCAGTTAAAGACAATTGTCAATTCTATAAATCTCATTTTTATAATGCCAATTATTTAAGAATTCTGCATTAATTATTTTTAGTTTTTAAGAAATGAGAAAAATTACAAACATTAAAGTACCTCAACCAGAGAAAAGTGAAGATGAAAAGAATTTATTTTCACTAGTTTTAGATGAACATGGAATTATTCTTTCTATTGATAAAACTTGCAAGAGGGAATCAAGCTATGAAGAAGATTGGCATGGAGATTGGCTAAGTCCTAGAGCCATTGATCTTCAAATGAATGGAGGTTTAGGGATCTCATTTACAGATTTAAATTTTAATAAAATACCTAAATTATTAACATTGCTTGATCAACTTTGGCTAGATGGAGTTGAAGGAATTTGTCCAACTTTTGTTAGTTGTTCTCTAGATCAATTTCAATTAGGAATGGAGGTCTTAAAGGAAACGAAAAAATATACTTCAACAAATCGATGTCGACTACTTGGCGCCCATATGGAAGGACCTTTTTTATGTGAGACATATTCTGGAGCACATGACACAGGAAGTATTTGTAGACCTAGTATTTCTGCCTTAAATGAGAGAATAAAGGGATTTGAGGACGACATAGCACTAATGACATTGGCTCCAGAATTAAAAGGTTCTTTGGATGTAATTTCTCGTCTAAGAGAATTAAATATCGTTGTCTCACTGGGACATTCTTCAGCTGATTTTGATTCAGCCATAAAAGCTTTTAATAATGGTGTGAGCATGATTACGCATACTTTTAATGCAATGAAAGGTTTACATCATCGAGCTATTGGACCTATAGGAGCGGCTGCAAGCAGAGACGATATTTTCCTAGGATTGATAGGTGATGGTGTTCATGTTCATTCAGATATGATTAGGCTTTTAAAGATACTTGCACCAAAGCAAATTGTTTTAGTTAGCGATGCAATATCAGCTTATGGTTTAGGAGATGGATCGTTTAATTGGGATAAACGCTTGATAACAGTAGAAAATGGTTTATGCAGACTTCCAAATGAAACAATTGCAGGATCCACTTTGCCTTTACTAGACGCATGCAAAAAAATAGCAAATTGGATTAATGATCCCTCTGCTGCTATTTGGATGGCAACACTTGCTCCACGTATGGTATTAAGTCAGAACAAAATGACTGCAAAATCTTTTTTTATTGGAAAAAATATTAAGTCTTTACTTAGATGGAAAATGAATTCTTGTAATCATCAGTTGTCTTGGCAGTTGGCTGCGTAAGATTGGTAAGAGGTAATTATCTGATTAAATGACAACGCAAATTGAGAAAAATGAAAAGGCGGAAGTCACTGAATATTTTAATGGGACTGGGTTTGATAGATGGAATCGAATATATAGCGAAAGTGATGATGTAAATAAAGTGCAAAAAAATATAAGGATAGGTCACCAAAAGACAGTTGATGATGTCATTAGTTGGTTGAAAGAGTATGACAATATCAAGGATAAAAGTTTTTGTGATGCTGGCTGTGGTGTTGGTAGTTTAAGTATTCCATTGGCAAAATTGGGTGCTAAATCAATTCATTTAAGTGATATTTCTGAAGCCATGATAAACGAGACAAAAAGTAGGGCAAAGGAAGAAGGTTTGGACTTCAATAAGCTGAATTTTCGAACATCTGATTTAGAAAATTTAAAAGGTTCATTTAATACAGTTATTTGCTTAGATGTTTTCATTCACTACCCTCAACGGGAGGCTGAGGCAATGGTGAAACATCTATGTGAATTATCTGATGAGAGATTAATTGTTAGTTTTGCACCATATACTCCTTTACTAGCCCTTTTGAAAGGTATTGGTCAGCTATTCCCTGGACCAAGTAAAACTACTAGGGCATATACATTAAGGGAGTCCGGAATTATCGAAGCTGCAAAGCAATCTGGCTTTAAAGTTGTCAAAAGCAAGTTGAATCAAGCTCCTTTTTATTTTTCGAAATTAATAGAATTTGTGAAATCCTAGAGAACTAAAATTTTAATTTTTCAAAACATATTTAGGTAACTAAATGATTTTCAAGTGCATATCTAACTAGTTCTGTTCTACTGGAAGTACCGGTTTTAATAAATAATCGACTCACATATTTCTCTACATTGCGGATAGAAGTCTCAAGTTGTCTTGCAATTTCTTTGTTCATTAAACCTTCCGCTACTAATTGCAAAACGCTTGCCTCTCTTGGGGTGAAATTAGGAATCGAATCATCTTTGCGTGAGTGGTTTTTATCCCCATGGCTAAGCATTGATTTTATTTCTGTAATCTGTTTTGCCATTTGGCCAACATCAGCATTAGCAAATCTGGCTGCTTCAGTTAATAGTCGCTCTTGCCGCAGAACTACATTCTTAACTCTTGCAACTAGCTCATCTGGATCAAATGGTTTTGGCATGTAATCGTCTACACCCGCTTGATAACCCTGAGTCCTATCAGCAGTCATACCTTTAGCAGTAAGGAAAATGACAGGTGTACCTCCAAGTCTTTCATCTTCTCTAATTTTTTTTAAAAGCCCATAACCATCACATCTAGGCATCATGACGTCACTGATAATTACATCAGGGATCATTTTTTGAGCTTTTTCCCATCCCTCTTCTCCATCGACAGCGGTTGTAACTTGAAATCCTTCATCTTCAAGATAGGCCTGAACAGCAGTTCTTAAACCGGGCTCGTCATCGACAAGTAATATCCTTGGAGTTTGAGAAACTTCTTGTGTTGATGGATTGGGGTCACTCATAAAATTGGACTTCTAGAGCTTTCAGGGATATTAACCTTTATTCCTCTCTTATTATTTAGATTAACGAATGAATCAATGGATAATAATCACCTAATTTTTGATTTTCAGTCTTCAACACCATGTTGTACGAAGGTTGTTGAGGAGATGGCTCCTTATTGGAATGAGTTGTGGGGTAATCCCTCTAATACTAATAATCGATCCGGTGTTTTTGCTTCAGCTGCAGTTGAAGTATCTCGTGAAAAAATAGCTTCATATTTGAATATCAATCCGAAAAGAATAATTTTCACGAGTGGGGCAACAGAAGCGAATAATTTGGGTTTAGTTGGACATGCAAGAGCTAAAGCACAACTGATTGGAAAACCTGGACATATAATTACCGTTTCAACTGAACATCATGCAGTCCTTGATCCGCTTAGGCAGCTTCAAAAAGAAGGGTTTCGCTTGACAGAATTGCAACCGAATAAAGAGGGTTTAATCAATATTGAACAACTTTCTGAAGCTTTTGAAAAAGATACTTTTCTGGTTAGCGTCATGGCTGCAAATAATGAGATAGGGGTTTTGCAACCTATTGGTGACATTGGGTCTTTTTGTAAGAGAAAGGGAATCGCTTTTCATTCTGATGCCGCTCAAGCCTTTGGATACTTAGATTTAGACCCCGATAAATTTCGCATTGATTTGATGAGTTTGAGTGCTCACAAAATCTATGGACCTAAAGGTATTGGGGCTTTGGTGATTAGGGAAGGATTTCCTCTTGAACCCTCTCAATATGGAGGAGGTCAGGAGCTTGGATTAAGATCTGGCACGCTCCCTGTCCCGTTAATTGTTGGCTTTGCAAAGGCAGTCGAAATAACAAAAAATGATCAGGATGAGAGGAACAAGAGACTTTTGTTTTTTAGAAACTTATTGTTGAGTGGATTAAAAAAGAATATTTCTGGATTGATAGTTAATGGATCTATTGATCAAAGATTGCCTCATAATCTCAATATCACTTTCCCTGGCGTGAAGGGAAGTCAATTGCATGGTCAATTAAGAAGGTTTATTTTTTGTACTAGTGGTTCAGCTTGTAGTAATGGTGAAGCTTCTCATGTTCTGCAGGAGATAGGGCTCAGCAAAAAAGATGCTGAGGCGTCAATAAGGATGAGTATTGGGAGAAATACTACGGAGAAAGATATCAATAAGGCTATTAATATTATTACGAATATAGTGATTAATCTTAGACAATAATTTAAGCCTAAGTTAAGAATTTCTTTGCAGAAATTCTTAACTTTGCACTTTTACTTCTTGGATTTAATTCTATCTCTTCTGGGCTTGCTCTGATAGGCTTTTTAGATAGTACTTTCAATCTATTGTCTGTCTTAAAGCTCGATTTTACTCTTCTATCTTCTAGTGAATGAAAACTCATTACCATAAATAATCCATTCTCTAACAACCAGTTTGGAGCTTTTAAAAGTAAACTTTCGAGAGAGCCTAATTCATTATTCACAGCTATTCTTAAAGCCTGAAAAGTTCTTGTTGAGGGATGAATTCGACCATATCTTTGCTTGGGGGGGAAGCAGCCTGCAATTGCATAAGAAAGGTCTTGAGTTCCAGAGTATGGTCCATTTTCAGCTAGATCATTTTTTATTTTTCTTGCAATACGCCTAGATCGTTTTTCTTCGCCTAATTCATATATTAAATCAGCTAGATTTTGCTCAGAGAGAGTTTCAATAAGTTCGGCTGCACTTGAACCCTCTTTGGGATTCATACGCATATCTATTGGACCATTTAAACGAAAGCTAAAACCTCGTGAAGGCTCATCAAGTTGATGACTACTAACGCCAAGATCCGCTAGGACACAAATGGCTTGTTCGTGATGTGAAAAGTCTGCGAAGTTTGTAGAGATTATTTCTATTCTTGTTCCGAATTTAATTAATTTTTTTGATGCTGCTTTTATAGCCATTGGGTCTTGATCCAGCCCAATAATTTTGATTCCAGGGAAATTTTCGAGTATTTGAGCGGAATGTCCCCCGCCTCCAATGGTTGCATCAATAATTAATCCTTTTTTTGTTAATTCACTTGGTAATTCCTTTAATGATCGAATTATTTCTTTCCCCATTACAGGGATATGATTAAAGTTAGAACTTGAACTAATTGGCACTTCTTTCATAAGTTTTTACTAGTATCTAGACATTGCTTTGGTTGGGCCCAATGACGCAGCTTGAAACGCGTACTGAGCCAATGGTGGTCAACTTTGGGCCACATCATCCATCAATGCATGGGGTATTGCGATTAGTAGTAACCCTTGATGGAGAGGATGTTGTTGATTGTGAACCAGTTATTGGTTACTTGCATCGAGGGATGGAGAAAATTGCTGAGAATAGAACAAACGTTATGTTTGTTCCTTACGTGAGTCGCATGGATTATGCGGCTGGTATGTTTTATGAAGCCATTGTTGTTAATGCCCCTGAGCGTTTAGCAAATATAAAGGTACCCAAGAGAGCAAGTTATATCAGAGCGATAATGCTTGAGTTGAATAGGATCGCTAACCATTTGCTTTGGTTAGGTCCATTTTTGGCTGATGTCGGAGCTCAAACTCCTTTCTTTTATATTTTTAGAGAAAGAGAGATGATTTACGATTTATGGGAGGCTGCAACTGGTCAGAGATTGATTAATAATAATTATTTCCGTATTGGTGGCGTTGCATGTGATTTGCCTTGGGGTTGGTTAGAAAAATGCAAAGATTTTTGTGACTGGTTTGGTCCAAAAATTGATGAGTATGAAAAATTGATTACTAATAATCCTATTTTTCGTAGACGTATAGAAGGTTTAGGAGTTATAGGAAAAGAGCAAGCGATTAACTGGAGTCTTTCTGGCCCAATGCTTAGGGCGGCAGGTGTCCCGTGGGATTTGAGAAAGGTAGATCATTATGAATGCTATGACGATTTTGAATGGGATATTGCATGGGAGAAAGAGGGTGATTGTTATGCAAGATATAGAGTTCGTATTGAAGAAATGAGACAGTCATTAAAAATATTACGACAAGCTTGTGAGATGATTCCTGGGGGGCCAACAGAAAATCTTGAGGCACAAAGAACAGTTGAGGGAAAAAAAGGTGATTTATCGGGCTTTGATTATCAATATGTAGCCAAGAAAGTTGCACCGACTTTTAAGATTCCTAATGGTGAATTATATACACGCCTTGAGTCTGGAAAAGGAGAGATAGGAGTATTTATTCAAGGTAATAATGATGTAACCCCTTGGCGGTTTAAAATTAGAGCAGCTGACTCAAATAATTTGCAGATACTTCCTCACATACTGAAGGGAGCCAAGGTCGCTGATATAATGGCAATCTTAGGTTCGATTGATGTGATTATGGGTTCTGTTGATAGATAGGTTTTTGGACAAGCGTAATCCTAGAGAATGGTTATGTTTGAAACGAACAGTTCGTTTTGGTGAAACAGATGCTGCAGGTGTGGTTCACTTTCTTGAATTATTTAGATGGTGTCATGAAACTTGGGAAGAAAGTTTAGAAAAATATGGAATAGCTTTGAAAGATATTTTTCCTACAAACGAAATCAATACAAGCCAACTAGATGTAGCTTTACCAGTTGTTCATTGTGAAGCAAATTATTTTCAACCACTTTATGTTGGAGATACTATAAATATTGAACTTGAAACAGAGAAGATAAATGAGTCTTCATTCGTACTTCGATTTAAATTTAAAAAGAATGGAGAGCAAATCGGTTCGACAAATATAAAACATGTATCGATAAATCCAATTACTAGAAAAAAATGTGCATTATCTAAACAAATAAATTTGTGGCTTCATGAATCTAGTTCGAATTTTTAGTTAATAGGTTTATTAAAGGCTATCCAATCTTGCCATTTTTTTATTTCCCATTTTTTATTGATATTTCTTGAAAGTTTTGGACAATCGTACCAGTTCAGTGGTTTTTTGGATGGTTGCCAGTCTTCAATGAGATCATTCAGAAGTGAAATGATTGGATATCTGTTTAGTTCTTTCTCTTTGAATTTTGTTAAGGCAACTAAACGTTGTCCCCATTTCTTGTCACTAACTCCTAGTACAAAAATATCTTTAATTGGGATTTGATTTTTTGAGATTATTTTCATTAATTCCATTTCGATATCTTCTGGAAAAATCGTTTCACCGCCCGAATTTATAGCTGAATCTCTTCTACCTAGGATTTGTATTGCTTTTCTATTGTCGAGAGTGATGTATTGCGCTAGATCGCCTGCTTCCCACCATCCATATGAGTCTTTAATTGATTCGAATTTATTATTCTTCCATTTTGAAGTTGCAATTCTACTGGTTTTAATCTTAAGTGAATTTCTTTTGTTGATTTCTATCTCAACATCTTCGAGAGGGAACCCAACACTATTACTTCCATTTAAAAAGTCTTTAGGACTAAGGCAAGTCACCATTGCTACTGTTTCGGTGGCCCCATAACAAGGAGCTAGATTAATAGACTTTCTGCGTGCTTTTTCAGCAAGGTCTATAGGAATGGAAGCTCCTCCAACCCATATCACAGCAAGGGATTGAAGCCATTTCAAACCATCAGTATTATCTATCAAAGATAATAATTGAGTTGGAACTAGGGATGTAATTAATGGACGTCTATGTTTATTAGTTAATGCTTCACTAAATTGCTTAAGTTGAAGTGGTTTATGCATTATAGAATTTGAAATCCAGTAATACCCAGATCCCCAAGTCTGATGTCTCCACCAAGGCATGAAACCACTTATATGATGCAAAGGTAGTGAATTGAGAATGATGCATTCATTTGGCTTAAGGCCATGATTCTTTAACCACTTTCCGGTTGATAAAGCCGAATTAGTGAGATTTTTAAGTGATTGGAAACAAAGATTTGGCCCTCCAAGGCTGCCCCCGCTTGAAATGATTATTCCTTCTCCTTCAGGTAAGGTTGACGATGTGGGGATTTTCGTTTGATCTTTTGGAGGCGCTAGATACACCCAGTTATGCTTTTCAAAATTCTTTAAAATTTCTTTTGAACAGTCCAGGTTTTTTTCAGGAATACATTCTACAACTGCAATTTTGGTCATACGGCTTCCCAGACTAATTTCGGATTGTTGTTGAAGAGTGGGCCTTTTGGGCACCATCCAGGTGCAAGTCCAGGTGCACAAGGATTTCCCCCTTTGACTTGTCTGGCAGCGAGGTGATTAACCCACCTTCTCCCAATACCAGTTTCAAAAGCTGTGCTTATGACTGTTTGACTATCTTCTTGTTCTATTTCTTTTAACAGTAATCTCGGATCACCATCTAATGCAGGGCGACGTATTTGCCAACTTTTCCATGTTTTTCGTAAATATGGAAATTCAACCAAAGATTCATCTAGTGCGATTGGAATTTGAGTGGCCAATGAAAATAAACCTTCAATATCTTTTGATGGGAGTGGCTGTTCAATCCATTCCAAACGAGGTTCGTTTTTGAGTTCGTTAATCCATTCTTGTGCTTTTTGGCGACTCCAACCTCCATTTGGATCAATTCTAAGTTTAAAATTATTTGGTAAAATGTCTAAGATTTTTTGTAATATTTTTTCTTCCTTAAAGTTATTTTCTAGGTGAGATACCTTCCATTTTATTGTACAAGAACTTTTCTTCTCATTTGATTCATCTACATATTTACGTATTGACTCTAATGGATCAATATCTGTAGGTAAAAGATAAGCTGATTTTGCGACGTCAAAACCTTCAAGATTTATTTTCCTTTGAGTGAGACTTTCTAAATCGGCTAAGCAGGACCCTAATCCGAAAGCAAGTGCGCCTGGCAATTCAAATAAATAATTTTCTATTGAATCTTTTGTAGTTTGTTTCCCAATAAAATCAAGACTTTCGATACTTTTTTCTAATTCCTTTTTCTCAATAGGTGAAACTTCCCCCCATCCGCAATTTCCATTTGAGTCTTTTATTTGCAACAATAAACCTACCTTGTTATGAATAATTCCTTGCGAGGTTATTAATTTTCTTGTTAGTTGAAATGAAAATGGCTTGATATTAATTATTAATTTCATGATTCAATAAAATCAAAAATTAATTATAAAAAAATGAGGATATAGCAAAACCTATACTCAAGCATAAACCATTAATTGTCTGAAAGCGTAAAGCTAAAAACTTACTGTTTTTAATACGCTCAGGTTGGTTGTGATGTCTTTTAATTAATTTAATAAGATCTAATCCTGAAGGAAGGCTAATTAAACATATAAGAGTCGTTATTGGCCATATTCCAAGTAGTACAGGTAGTAATTCTAATAAAAATATTAGACCAACGAACCACGGTAAAAATTCTGCCGCTCGATGAGTGCCTAAAATAACTAAGGGTGATTTTTTACCGACAGCAGCATCTTGATTGATTTGATGAAAATGCGAACAGAATAGAACTAAAGTGGTCGCCATGGCGGGACCTGCTCCAACAATTAGTGCAGTTCCCCAGGGGATGATATCAAAATTAGATTTTGGAGAAATAACAATTAGTGCTGCAGCTGTCGCAAGTGGTCCAAATGCAATCCAGCAAAGGGGTTCTCCCAGCCCCTTATACCCCAGTCTAAATGGTGGCCCTTGATATAAATATCCAAGGAAACAACAAATTATGACTAAAAAAAGTACTGTTATTTTACTTTTTAGAGCGAGGATAAATATTATAAATAAACCTAATAAAAGAGAAAAATATGCAACTCGACTTACAGTGCTTTTACTACCAGTTAAAGCTACTACCGAGTGGAATTTGTATTTGTCAACACCAGTTTCATCGTCAAAAAGATCATTGGTAAGGTTTTCCCAAAGCAAGATCAAGATTGAGGCAATTAGAAAACCGATGAATTGTCCCACCCGAATATTGCCGCTATTTCCTAGCTCCCATCCTGCAGATACAATTACGGGCATTATTGCGACTGAATACAGTGGCCACTTAATTGCAGCTTGCCAAAGATGTTTTCTTTCAGTTGTAGAAGACTTCACTGATAAACTAATCCTTCCTGTTTGTTTCTTGGTGTATCCCTTAAGACTAGGCAGCAGTTCAAGCATTGGTTTATTTATTTATAAAGGGTCTAATTGGTTATGAATTTAGAACCCGTCTTTAGTGAGCTTTTAGTTAGTTCTCTTCAGAAATGGAGTAAAAGAAAAGTTGATGAATGTATCTTGAGCATTTCTGTTCCTGTAAGTCAAACAGATCCTTTAACGACATTACCTTTAATTGCTGAAAAACATCAGTTTAGGTTTCTTTGGGATCTCTCTCCCAGATTGTGCCTTTCTGCCGGAGGTCATTGTCAATCTTTGGATTTATCTGGACCAAAGAGGTTTGAAAATGCACAAAGATTTAGTGATGAGATTTTTACTCGATTGATAGATATTTCTCCAAGTCCAGTATTTTCAGCATCAAGGATTTTATTTTCATTTTCTTTCTTTGATCAAATTAAAAGTAATGAAAAATCAATAGATGATAAATTTTCCCTTCAGGCTGTTTTGCCTAAGTGGCAATTAACCGCAAAAGATGGATTAACATGGCTACGTTTAAATTCAGTTGCCCAAAATCCTTCAGATGTTCGTGAAGCCATA from Prochlorococcus marinus XMU1408 includes these protein-coding regions:
- the trpB gene encoding tryptophan synthase subunit beta, giving the protein MTGTLPTQFKDSDLSPLTRPNALGRFGKYGGQYVPETLIPALIELEQAAKEAWKDSSFNSELNHLLKTYVGRSTPLYEATRLTEHYRKNTLKGPRIWLKREDLNHTGAHKINNALGQALLAIRMGKKRIIAETGAGQHGVATATVCARFGLECIIYMGKEDMRRQALNVFRMQLLGASVRPVTSGTATLKDATSEAIRDWVTNVETTHYILGSVAGPHPYPMLVRDFHAVIGEETKQQCKQAFGRSPDVLLACVGGGSNAMGLFHSFVEDKSVRMIGVEAAGDGVETGRHAATITEGRIGVLHGAMSLLLQDKDGQVEEAHSISAGLDYPGVGPEHSYFKEIGRAEYAAVTDTEAIEALQLVSKLEGIIPALETAHAFAYLEKLCPTLNQNSEIVINCSGRGDKDVNTVAEKLGSEI
- a CDS encoding translation initiation factor, with translation MSKGGWSEFNDPLKTIGSNTQNSVTPKGKRQVRLERTRSGKKGKLVTVIKGLELEQVEAKKILKNLKIACGTGGAVKGDFLELQGDQISKAQNFLLKEGFRPKQSGG
- the cysC gene encoding adenylyl-sulfate kinase, with the translated sequence MEQNSKSPLSKATNIVWHQSSVDREARSQQRGHRSAILWFTGLSGSGKSTLANAVNVALHKDGYSTYVLDGDNIRHGLCKDLGFSDLDREENIRRIGEVSKLFLDAGIIVLTAFVSPFRVDRDNARSLVGENDFIEIYCSADLGVCETRDTKGLYAKARNGDIKDFTGISSPYEEPQSPELKIDTGNLEIDQCVDIVTNLLVERKIISKIAK
- the purE gene encoding 5-(carboxyamino)imidazole ribonucleotide mutase, which encodes MSLTEANTFKQVAVVMGSDSDLKTLKPAVAILDQFGISNEVRILSAHRTPKEMMDFAQMAESNGFGVIIAGAGGAAHLPGMIASLTTLPVIGVPVKSKALSGIDSMYSILQMPSGIPVATVAIEGGLNAGLLATQILAINNTELKNKLNAYRCELHDLVVKKDHTLKEIGAITYLEKM
- a CDS encoding N-acetylglucosamine-6-phosphate deacetylase, translated to MRKITNIKVPQPEKSEDEKNLFSLVLDEHGIILSIDKTCKRESSYEEDWHGDWLSPRAIDLQMNGGLGISFTDLNFNKIPKLLTLLDQLWLDGVEGICPTFVSCSLDQFQLGMEVLKETKKYTSTNRCRLLGAHMEGPFLCETYSGAHDTGSICRPSISALNERIKGFEDDIALMTLAPELKGSLDVISRLRELNIVVSLGHSSADFDSAIKAFNNGVSMITHTFNAMKGLHHRAIGPIGAAASRDDIFLGLIGDGVHVHSDMIRLLKILAPKQIVLVSDAISAYGLGDGSFNWDKRLITVENGLCRLPNETIAGSTLPLLDACKKIANWINDPSAAIWMATLAPRMVLSQNKMTAKSFFIGKNIKSLLRWKMNSCNHQLSWQLAA
- the bchM gene encoding magnesium protoporphyrin IX methyltransferase; the encoded protein is MTTQIEKNEKAEVTEYFNGTGFDRWNRIYSESDDVNKVQKNIRIGHQKTVDDVISWLKEYDNIKDKSFCDAGCGVGSLSIPLAKLGAKSIHLSDISEAMINETKSRAKEEGLDFNKLNFRTSDLENLKGSFNTVICLDVFIHYPQREAEAMVKHLCELSDERLIVSFAPYTPLLALLKGIGQLFPGPSKTTRAYTLRESGIIEAAKQSGFKVVKSKLNQAPFYFSKLIEFVKS
- a CDS encoding response regulator transcription factor, whose translation is MSDPNPSTQEVSQTPRILLVDDEPGLRTAVQAYLEDEGFQVTTAVDGEEGWEKAQKMIPDVIISDVMMPRCDGYGLLKKIREDERLGGTPVIFLTAKGMTADRTQGYQAGVDDYMPKPFDPDELVARVKNVVLRQERLLTEAARFANADVGQMAKQITEIKSMLSHGDKNHSRKDDSIPNFTPREASVLQLVAEGLMNKEIARQLETSIRNVEKYVSRLFIKTGTSSRTELVRYALENHLVT
- a CDS encoding cysteine desulfurase family protein, producing MDNNHLIFDFQSSTPCCTKVVEEMAPYWNELWGNPSNTNNRSGVFASAAVEVSREKIASYLNINPKRIIFTSGATEANNLGLVGHARAKAQLIGKPGHIITVSTEHHAVLDPLRQLQKEGFRLTELQPNKEGLINIEQLSEAFEKDTFLVSVMAANNEIGVLQPIGDIGSFCKRKGIAFHSDAAQAFGYLDLDPDKFRIDLMSLSAHKIYGPKGIGALVIREGFPLEPSQYGGGQELGLRSGTLPVPLIVGFAKAVEITKNDQDERNKRLLFFRNLLLSGLKKNISGLIVNGSIDQRLPHNLNITFPGVKGSQLHGQLRRFIFCTSGSACSNGEASHVLQEIGLSKKDAEASIRMSIGRNTTEKDINKAINIITNIVINLRQ